A genomic segment from Triplophysa dalaica isolate WHDGS20190420 chromosome 22, ASM1584641v1, whole genome shotgun sequence encodes:
- the fam89b gene encoding leucine repeat adapter protein 25: protein MLKSDVNGFQSRSPDCPAGSVCAIEGLPPLPKGLTGILNSSGGSWRDIEKVHSKRTRIQADISSSRISDALGRSKPASLDAALAVLRKEMVGLRQLDMSLLCQLWSLYESIQEYKGAFQDISSSLCESSFNTENGFSEDEEEEEDENEGVSGETLLSLPQPTLNSRDQWIKDSFHIPI from the exons ATGCTGAAATCGGACGTCAACGGGTTTCAGTCACGTTCACCGGACTGTCCCGCTGGAAGCGTTTGTGCCATCGAGGGTTTGCCACCGTTACCCAAAGGATTGACTGGCATTTTGAACTCAAGCGGGGGGTCCTGGAGAGACATCGAGAAGGTCCACAGCAAGAGGACGCGCATCCAGGCGGACATCAGCAGTTCCAGAATCAGCGACGCTCTCGGCCGCAGTAAACCCGCAAGCCTTGACGCAGCGCTGGCCGTGTTGCGCAAAGAGATG GTGGGACTGAGGCAGTTAGACATGTCCTTACTGTGCCAATTGTGGTCTTTATACGAGTCCATACAAGAATACAAAGGAGCTTTCCAGGACATCTCCTCCTCTTTGTGTGAGAGCTCCTTCAACACTGAAAACGGCTTTTCTgaagatgaagaggaggaggaggatgaaaATGAAGGGGTGAGTGGGGAAACGCTGCTATCACTTCCTCAGCCCACTCTGAACTCTCGGGACCAGTGGATCAAGGACTCTTTCCACATCCCTATTTAA